The DNA region TAACCGTGGCCCCCGCTGGCATACACATGCAGCTCCGCTGGCACCTTGTGCTTTTTGAGGGCCAGATAAAGCGCCACGCTGCTCTCACTGCTGAACGGATCATCCGAGGAATGCACGAAGAACATCGGCGGGCTGGATTTGTCCGGCTGGAACTCCGGCTTGAGCTGCCCCTGTTGATCCACGAGCCAGGCGGGGTAAATGAGCAGGGCGAAGTTGGGCCGGCTGGAGGCGCGGTCGTGCTCATCCCGCGGCTCGTAATACCGCTTGGAGGCGAGGCAGGTCCAGGCCGTCAGGTTCCCGCCGGCGGAAAAGCCGATCATGCCGATCCGCTGCGGATCGATCCGCAGCTCCGCCGACCGGCTGCGCAACAGGGAGATGGCTCGCTGGGCATCCTGGATCATTGCCAGGTTCTCCGGCGTTTGGCCCGGCCGCTTCGGCACGCGGTACTTGAGCAGCGCCGCCGTGACCCCCAGCGAATTGAGCCAGGCGCACACCTGCGTCCCCTCGTGTTCGATGGCCAGAATGCTGTAGCCGCCGCCCGGCGCCACCAGCACCGCGCAGC from Thermogemmata fonticola includes:
- a CDS encoding alpha/beta hydrolase, producing the protein MSRAARIWTAVVILAGCGLGGSAAGAEEAVWPLWPGEPPDEKQKVGPERYLESKPGQLEIKRLTDVGTPTLTIYQPPAEKRTGCAVLVAPGGGYSILAIEHEGTQVCAWLNSLGVTAALLKYRVPKRPGQTPENLAMIQDAQRAISLLRSRSAELRIDPQRIGMIGFSAGGNLTAWTCLASKRYYEPRDEHDRASSRPNFALLIYPAWLVDQQGQLKPEFQPDKSSPPMFFVHSSDDPFSSESSVALYLALKKHKVPAELHVYASGGHGYGMRKVPHPCATWPQRAAEWMQSRGYLSASGTGHK